The proteins below come from a single Balaenoptera musculus isolate JJ_BM4_2016_0621 chromosome 1, mBalMus1.pri.v3, whole genome shotgun sequence genomic window:
- the LOC118896340 gene encoding heat shock factor-binding protein 1-like produces the protein MAEAEPKTVQDLTSGLQTLLQQMQDKFQTMSDQIIGRIDDMSSRIDGLEKNIADLMTQAGVEELDGESKIPATQKS, from the coding sequence ATGGCAGAGGCTGAACCCAAGACCGTGCAGGATCTCACCTCGGGGCTGCAGACACTCCTGCAACAGATGCAAGATAAATTTCAAACCATGTCTGACCAGATCATTGGAAGAATTGATGACATGAGCAGTCGCATTGATGGCCTGGAGAAAAACATTGCAGACCTCATGACACAGGCCGGGGTGGAAGAGCTGGACGGGGAAAGCAAGATCCCTGCCACACAGAAGAGTTGA